In a genomic window of Gossypium arboreum isolate Shixiya-1 chromosome 7, ASM2569848v2, whole genome shotgun sequence:
- the LOC108470318 gene encoding vacuolar protein sorting-associated protein 2 homolog 3-like isoform X2 — protein MNIFSKKPNPKGIEKEIGTLQLEEKKLVAEIKKTAKTGNEAATKTLARQLVRLRQQIAKLQSSRAQMRGIATHTQAMHAQSSVAVGMKGATKAMSAMNKQMAPEKQAKVIREFQKQSAQMDMTTEMMSDAIDDALDDDEAEDETEDLTNQVLDEIGVDVASQLSSAPKGRIAGKNTEGVGSSGVDELEKRLAALRNP, from the exons ATGAACATCTTCAGCAAAAAACCCAATCCCAAAG GTATAGAGAAGGAAATAGGAACTTTACAGTTAGAG GAAAAGAAACTTGTTGCTGAAATTAAAAAAACTGCTAAAACCGGAaatgag GCAGCGACTAAAACTCTAGCGCGGCAGCTGGTACGGCTTAGACAACAGATAGCTAAGTTACAAAGTAGTCGAGCTCAAATGAGAGGCATTGCAACTCATACGCAG GCAATGCATGCTCAATCTTCAGTTGCTGTTGGCATGAAAGGTGCCACCAAGGCCATGTCAGCCATGAATAAG CAAATGGCCCCAGAAAAACAAGCAAAGGTTATTCGGGAATTTCAGAAGCAGTCTGCCCAGATGGATATGACT ACTGAAATGATGTCAGATGCCATAGATGATGCTCTGGACGATGATGAGGCAGAAGATGAGACTGAGGACCTAACAAATCAG gttttagaCGAAATTGGTGTTGATGTTGCCTCACAG TTGTCATCAGCTCCTAAAGGTAGGATTGCAGGAAAGAATACTGAAGGTGTTGGCAG TTCGGGTGTTGATGAGCTTGAGAAGCGGTTGGCAGCTCTTAGAAATCCATGA
- the LOC108470318 gene encoding vacuolar protein sorting-associated protein 2 homolog 3-like isoform X1 gives MNIFSKKPNPKEALRESKREMAHATRGIEKEIGTLQLEEKKLVAEIKKTAKTGNEAATKTLARQLVRLRQQIAKLQSSRAQMRGIATHTQAMHAQSSVAVGMKGATKAMSAMNKQMAPEKQAKVIREFQKQSAQMDMTTEMMSDAIDDALDDDEAEDETEDLTNQVLDEIGVDVASQLSSAPKGRIAGKNTEGVGSSGVDELEKRLAALRNP, from the exons ATGAACATCTTCAGCAAAAAACCCAATCCCAAAG AGGCTCTTCGAGAGAGTAAAAGAGAAATGGCTCATGCTACTagag GTATAGAGAAGGAAATAGGAACTTTACAGTTAGAG GAAAAGAAACTTGTTGCTGAAATTAAAAAAACTGCTAAAACCGGAaatgag GCAGCGACTAAAACTCTAGCGCGGCAGCTGGTACGGCTTAGACAACAGATAGCTAAGTTACAAAGTAGTCGAGCTCAAATGAGAGGCATTGCAACTCATACGCAG GCAATGCATGCTCAATCTTCAGTTGCTGTTGGCATGAAAGGTGCCACCAAGGCCATGTCAGCCATGAATAAG CAAATGGCCCCAGAAAAACAAGCAAAGGTTATTCGGGAATTTCAGAAGCAGTCTGCCCAGATGGATATGACT ACTGAAATGATGTCAGATGCCATAGATGATGCTCTGGACGATGATGAGGCAGAAGATGAGACTGAGGACCTAACAAATCAG gttttagaCGAAATTGGTGTTGATGTTGCCTCACAG TTGTCATCAGCTCCTAAAGGTAGGATTGCAGGAAAGAATACTGAAGGTGTTGGCAG TTCGGGTGTTGATGAGCTTGAGAAGCGGTTGGCAGCTCTTAGAAATCCATGA